The nucleotide sequence TACtgagcatcaaagaactcatacaggagacaaaccttataaatgcttcgagtgtggaaagagcttcagtcagagtggccacctaactgagcatcacagaactcatacaggggagaaaccttataaatgcttggagtgtggaaagagtttcagtcggaGTGGCGCCCTTACtgagcatcaaagaactcatacaggggacaaaccttataaatgcttggagtgtggaaagagtttcaatcGGAGTGGCGCCCTTACtgagcatcaaagaactcatacaggggagaaaccttataaatgcttggagtgtggaaagaatttCAATCGGAGTGACGCCCTTACtgagcatcaaagaactcatacaggggacaaaccttataaatgcttggagtgtggaaagtgcttcagtcagagtggcaaccttactttgcatcaaagaactcatacaggggagaaaccttataaatgcttggaatgtggaaagagcttcaatcggagtggcacccttactgagcatcaaagaactcatataggggacaaaccttataaatgcttggagtgtggaaagaggttcaatcggagtggcacccttactcagcatcaaagaactcatacaggggacaaaccttataaatgcttggagtgtggaaagagcttcagtcagagtggcacccttactgagcatcaaagaactcatacaggggacaaaccttataaatgcttggagtgtggaaagagttttaatCGGAGTGGCGCCCTTACtgagcatcaaagaactcatacaggggagaaaccttataaatgcatggagtgtggaaagagctttagtcataATGGCATCCTTACtgagcatcaaagaactcatacaggggacaaaccttataaatgtttggagtgtggaaaggtcttcagtcagagtggcacccttactctgcatcaaagaactcatacaggagacaaaccttataaatgctttgagtgtggaaagagcttcagtcagagtggccgcCTTACtgagcatcaaagaactcatacaggggagaaaccttataaatgcttggagtgtggaaagagttttaatTGGAGTGGCGCCCTTACtgagcatcaaagaactcatacaggggagaaaccttataaatgcttcaagtgtggaaagagcttcaatcggaGTGGCGCCCTTACTAAGCATcatagaactcatacaggggagaaaccttataaatgcttggagtgtggaaagagttttaatCAGAGTGGCGCCCTTACTGTGCATcatagaactcatacaggggagaaaccttataaatgcttcaagtgtggaaagagcttcagtcagagcagcagcCTTACcaagcatcaaagaactcacacaggagaaaacctataaatgcttggaatgtggaaagagcttcagtcacagtgatAAATTTACTTCGCATCGAAGAAGTCAGGCAGGGGACAAACTTTGTTAATGTTTGGAGCATGGAAAGTGTCAGAATGGCACATCAAATCATCCACACGGGAAAAGCCATGTAAATTCTTTTAATATGGAAGACGTTTTAAGCACAATTCCAGCCTTAATGTACATCAAAGGATCCATACCGTGTAGAGCCTTATAAGTGTCTGGAGTATTGAAAGAGGACAGGAGAGCAACCATGGGGAATCACTGAAAATTGAACAAAACCCAGGAGAGGAAGAAACCTCAAGGTGCCAAGTCAAACAGAGAGCCGAAAGTAGCAAGAATGTGCAGTGTTCATATGTTAATTTAGGCCCACTGCATTTCAGGTCAAAAAGATCCTTCTTCAAGGGCAACCTTCAATCAAATGCAGACTTCATTAATAAATCATGAGATAATAACACTTGAAAATTTAAATAAGTACAAAACCGACAACATACGTTGTTAGTGGTTTAGTTGTTATCTAAACTTTTAAGGCTTATTAGcttatgatttatttatgtagCCTCTATTTGATTGTAAGTTGCACTTGAAGAAAGGTCTTGCTGCCCTGAAACATGTCATGCCTGAATAAACATTTGAACAGCACATCGTCCCACTGCTTTTTGCTGTCTGAGACAGGCACCTTGAGgtttcttcctctcctgttttTTGTTTGAGTATCGAAAGAGCAACAATCCGGATTATACCTTTGctacataatttaaaaaatcacactggggagaaacaataagctcctggctctctggcaACAAGTTTGGTTCCTTGAGACCAAGATGGCTGACCTGGAGAAGTGGAGAGGGTTGTGGATAAGGCGTTCAGGAAACCTATAGCTATGCcccactcccaggatgatagctGTCTTGCTGTCATGGAGAATGTGGGCCTTGGGGAAGGAGACCATCTATCTGAGAAGGAGGGAAATGTGTAGCATTCACAACCCAGTAGTAAACTTCCTAGATTTATTATGTGCCTGTGCCCTGGAactgttggtcatggaaccaacgaGAGGGGCGGCAACCCTGGACACATGaaatgctgctgttgtttaaaaaggtaaaggtgtccctgcacttatagtgcgagccgtttccgactcttagggtgacgtcttgcgacgtttactaggcagaccgtatatatggggtgggattgccagttccttccccggcctttctttaccccccagcatatgccaggtactcattttaccacgGAGGGATGGAAgggtgagtggacctcgaccccttttaccggagattcgacttcctccttctgttggaattgaactccggccgtgagcatagctctggctgcattaccaccgcttaccactcggCACCACGGAGGTATGTATGTTGTTTACATAAATGTAAAAGTCCAGTTGTcaggaaaatccaacatggtcacatttgccTTCAAAAGAGGATACTTCCCAAAAATAACGGGATTggtaaaagaaagttgaaagacaaAGTCAGGAggatcaaatcactccaaaatgcttgggagttgtttaaaaatactGTATTAGAAGCTGAAGTGGAGTGTATACCACACATCAGAAAAGATACCTCCaggaccaagaagatgccagcatggttaacaagcagagtcaaagaagctattacaggtaagaaggcttccttcaaaaaatggaaatctggctgaatgaagaaaatgaaaaaacacaAATTCTGGCAGCAGAAGTGCAAGAAGACATAGGATGCTAAACATttaaggagcacattgctaaaaacataaaaaacaacaaaaataaatacattcaaagcaggagaccatctagggaggcagttggacccttggatgacaagaagGGCAAAGATGTGGTAaaacaggataaggagattgcagagaagctcaatgaattctttgcatttggtggtggaggatatagggcagatcctggGAGTGAACTAACGTGCAGAAagggagtctgaagaactgaggctAATAGCAATGATGAGAGATGAAGCCCTATGCTTAATTGTCCAGAGAAAAAATGAGGAATCGCTGGGTTGGGAGGGCATCCACCCTAGAGTTCCCAAGTCACTCAATTGTGAGATTGTTGATCTtccaaaaatatgtgtgtgtctCACATCTGCCTCCgttcctgaggactggaaagtggccaatttaatgccaaactttaaaaaggtttCAGGGGCAATTCttgaaattacaggctggttagcttaatgttTCTCCCAGGAAAATTGGTaggaagtattgttaaagataaagaagcaagcatggcttctgcaagggaaagtcctgtcacactgacctattagaattctttgagtgtcaataagcatatagatcgaggtgatccagtggacataatgtacttaGGCTTTCAAAAAACTCTCAACAAGGTACCTTgccaaagacttctgagtaaggttagcagtcatgggatatgAGATGACGTCCTTCTTGTGAATCAGGATTGGGTAGGAAACAGaaggagagtaggaataaatggacaattctctCAATGGAGGGAAGTAGAAAGTGAAGTCTCTGAAAGATGGGTATTGGGACTAacgctttttaatttgttcattaatgatctatAGATAAAGGTAAGTAGTGAGatggtcaagtttgctgatgatactaaattgttcagggttgttaaaacaaaaggattgcaaagagctccaaaaggacctctccaaactgagtgaatgggcagtgaaATCGCATATGCAATTCAGTGTcaacaaatgtaaagttatgcatattggagcaaaaaccttaatttcacatatacgctcatggggtctgaactggcggtgactgataAGGAATAaggccttggggtcatagtggatagctcaatgaagatgttgacctgcTGTGAAATTAGCAGTGCTGGGTGACCGTGGTGAATCCACCCGTATACCCCGAGAAGGCTGAGGATCCTTTCAACCCCTAATGTTATGGGAAACAATTTCTGCAGGTGTTTGTCTCGTGACCTGACATTTCCCAATACAGAACTGAATCTTTAATAAGAAAAATTAGGGAGAGAAAAAACGACAAATCGGAATGCAGAAAAGTTGGGGTGTTCAGTCCTTTGGGGCTGGAACTTTGGCTCATCAACTTTGTACTGATCTTGCTTTTCTACTCTTTATGTACACAAATttcttattttaatgtttttacttactcccaggtgaggttTATATTTCACTTTTATTTTTCAAACTTTCCCCCTTCATCTCTGTTCTTCTGGAGCCCATCTGCAGGGCCTTACATTCAGCTGGTTCCTTTGAATCCCTGCTTGGATAGGGAGCtgtcctttctttctcttttcttaatATTTAGGATAAATGCTTATATACCTGTACCATAGCGAAGCTTTAACTAGTTTGGACTGGTGGAAGGGAGTAAAAGAAAGTAGAATTGCATAATAGTTAAAATTAACATTGGTTTTGCATGCCATAATTGTTTGTAATAGTTAAGTTGCATCTTGTTCTTCTGAGTAAAGTTGACATAGCCATATTCTGTTTTCCAAGTAATGattatttctcccttccccaagatTCGATAATGTGCTGTGGATTTCTCTTTGATATTATCATGCTCCTGTCTTTTATGGACTGGAACGTATTTAAAATAAATCTCTCCAAACACGTTTTAGACGCTTGGGTTCTCTTTGATTATCACTCTCCTGCCCGTTGGCCAGTTTAATCTGGAGACCATGTCTAAGccacttccttctctctctctctctctccctctctctttggaGCAGGATCTCTCGCTCCTCCCCTATAATCCCTCCCCTTGCTCTGGTGCCACTTAATGCtcattttgggaggaggaggcCATGGGGTAGTGGGTGGGTTGGTGTGCACACTGGCACTGAGCAGAGAGAATCCCACTTTCCTTTCTGAAAATAAAACATTGGACATCATAAAAATAGTGTTATTTGGGGGGAGTTAAAAAGCTGAAGTGAGAAAAGCTAGGGTTTGCAGGAAAAGGACCATAAccacctctcagctcagaggaaaGTGATCTGAGCCAGCACCTGTCCGTAGTCACCAGTGAGGTGCCCACTACAACATCTGCTGCAGCttcgtgggatcggtttcagttgatgcggtctgatggcgtggacaaggtgcttgtgacgatgcggccagcaacgtgtcctctcgacccttgcacttcttggcttattaaagcttgctgagggggtttgactgagtggatccatggTGGTCAACGTGTTTTTGCGGGTGGGAGTGGTcctagctgccctgaaagaggctgtgatccaaccgctcctgaaaaagcccaccttggacccattgatTTCGAACAACTACTGCCtttgtcacaaatacccccttttagaGAATGTGATTGACAGGGTAGTGGCacaagcaattgcaagtactcttggatgaaacattatcttgacctgttccaatcagggttcaggcctggtatggggctgaattgaccttggtcgccctgatggatgacctttatcaggagaaggacagggggagtgtgaccctgttattcttacttgatttcacTGTGGCttttcattgaccatggtatccttctgaactgacttggtgagctgAGTATCAGAGGCACTTTTTtccagtggttccgatcctaacttcagggtcattttcagagaattgcattgggatgttttgttttaatgtttttaaagatgttttgttgtaacctattttaatgcctttttatgatgttttatagtgtttttgtttgctgcccttggctcctgttgggaggaagggctggatatactactactactacgaagaagaagaagaagaagaagattacTAATattactaataatactaatattactaataatactaataatactactactaataataatagtatttgATGACATGCATGTGCGTgcacctttaattttttaaaaacaaaaatacagctcTTGATGTACCAGATTTGCACAATTCTTAAAACTATGAGTGTTGCTCCAAGCCTGGCAAAGATTTGGAGTCTCGTGTATAAAAGGCtgcatcttctttttctttccaatTCTGGCACCTGCAAGGtcaatttttaaaatagttttaataCACTTGCTTTGTGTAGGAGCACTTCTCTGCAAAAGAGTGGTTTgagtaaaaaaaaaccaaaatgtgCCTTCTACAACAACTGGTGGAAAAAGGCAGGCTGAATCCTTACCTTTAGATTGatagaaagaaaaaggaaggccaCAGGGCGggttacagttttaaaatacagcattaaagctattaaaaacaacctaaaaaaaGCAAAGAGGGATAGGTCCtagaatatacatctcaggtattAAAGGCCAGGGTTAagtggtgtgtcttcagcattcacaaaaacgacaatgaagttgccagactacaatttcaggtctctggttttcgcctggagaccagatttttggggtcctctctgggtgactcacctcaatctctggactttcaccTTTCATTTTACAAAAAGTAAAGTTTCTAGGGGTCTGGTTCAAgaggatatacaccaaaacgtcagcacaATGAATTAAGAACAGATAAAAACATCATAGCTTCagcatgcctgggtagacttgcctgatcaaaaatgtttttagcaggtgctgaaaagagtatcatgaagctgcctaatgtcaatagtcagggagttccaaagcatagatgctcccactttggctgactggctgacaggatttttgtttgtttgtttggggttttgtttAACAATCCTGCCTGGTTGTGCGATGgtgagtgttctgccttactcataggaattttgttgtggttggtatggtattgcatttaggaaagcatcactgtcttttgtttttctatttgcatttcatttacctttaacctcactcccttacatccacagaagcaacaacagtgattccacgcactcagctcaacccccttaaactcactgatgatgcaccttgttggttgcatgacagtttgtttcttgcccagtagtggacattccaggcagggggttgtcagcCCTGCTTGAATATCGATATCCACAATACTGGgcacctttcttcctacaatgtccTTCTGGTTACTGACCTAGCCTGAGGATACATAAACCCTtcttgatatctttgcagaaaatccctagtcaagcatttCCAACAGCACTATGCAAACCaaatcagaagtaagctctatttaCTTGtatggtgcttagtcccttagtatttagaattgcagccttcaggggcatccacctttcctcctgagtgctcccatctaacatctccagaaccctaggctcctttcttcctacaatggcctggtgactgacctggcctgagggcacatcaacccttcttgccagaagcagtgaagggagataagGAGTGATGTTTAGTCACTCTCTGTAAGTTTCCATGAAAACAATC is from Rhineura floridana isolate rRhiFlo1 chromosome 3, rRhiFlo1.hap2, whole genome shotgun sequence and encodes:
- the LOC133381542 gene encoding zinc finger protein 43-like, with the translated sequence MLPKRPEEQKMEQKLGSQDGAKKRGEQNAGTGDESRASHSGECKIQQETHHLKEMRTPPECSKILSCQQALNERGHIAHREEKEHECLECGKSFTQHCKLIRHQRTHTGEKPYKCLECGKSFNRSDALTEHQRTHTREKPYKCLECGKSFNRSGALTEHHRTHTGEKPYKCVECGKSFNRSGALTEHQRTHTGEKTYKCLECGKSFSHNGILTEHQRTHTGDKPYKCFECGKSFSQSGHLTEHHRTHTGEKPYKCLECGKSFSRSGALTEHQRTHTGDKPYKCLECGKSFNRSGALTEHQRTHTGEKPYKCLECGKNFNRSDALTEHQRTHTGDKPYKCLECGKCFSQSGNLTLHQRTHTGEKPYKCLECGKSFNRSGTLTEHQRTHIGDKPYKCLECGKRFNRSGTLTQHQRTHTGDKPYKCLECGKSFSQSGTLTEHQRTHTGDKPYKCLECGKSFNRSGALTEHQRTHTGEKPYKCMECGKSFSHNGILTEHQRTHTGDKPYKCLECGKVFSQSGTLTLHQRTHTGDKPYKCFECGKSFSQSGRLTEHQRTHTGEKPYKCLECGKSFNWSGALTEHQRTHTGEKPYKCFKCGKSFNRSGALTKHHRTHTGEKPYKCLECGKSFNQSGALTVHHRTHTGEKPYKCFKCGKSFSQSSSLTKHQRTHTGENL